A single window of Ananas comosus cultivar F153 linkage group 17, ASM154086v1, whole genome shotgun sequence DNA harbors:
- the LOC109723396 gene encoding uncharacterized protein LOC109723396 isoform X1 yields MVSSNNTSIRTLLLHLLLLTTLLLLPSFLLNTTEARAIGVSAELQDDSGRKTTQPERRALKGGGRGGGRSGGSSGGRTPGTAVSGATGGSAHSHSRAAATTSSHSSLAVAVFASLFVVAVIASV; encoded by the exons ATGGTGAGCAGCAACAACACGAGCATTAGgactcttcttcttcatcttcttcttctcacaactctccttctcctcccctCGTTCCTTCTCAATACCACCGAGGCTCGTGCGATTGGAGTTTCAG CAGAACTGCAAGATGATTCCGGAAGAAAAACCACGCAACCTGAGAGAAGAGCGCTGAAAGGTGGAGGCCGCGGTGGCGGACGCTCCGGAGGATCAAGCGGCGGGAGGACCCCCGGAACTGCCGTATCAGGGGCGACAGGCGGCTCCGCCCACTCTCACAGTCGCGCAGCAGCTACGACATCCTCTCACAGCTCCTTGGCCGTCGCGGTTTTCGCCTCTCTTTTCGTGGTTGCCGTTATTGCCTCCGTATAG
- the LOC109723396 gene encoding uncharacterized protein LOC109723396 isoform X2, with protein sequence MVSSNNTSIRTLLLHLLLLTTLLLLPSFLLNTTEARAIGVSELQDDSGRKTTQPERRALKGGGRGGGRSGGSSGGRTPGTAVSGATGGSAHSHSRAAATTSSHSSLAVAVFASLFVVAVIASV encoded by the exons ATGGTGAGCAGCAACAACACGAGCATTAGgactcttcttcttcatcttcttcttctcacaactctccttctcctcccctCGTTCCTTCTCAATACCACCGAGGCTCGTGCGATTGGAGTTTCAG AACTGCAAGATGATTCCGGAAGAAAAACCACGCAACCTGAGAGAAGAGCGCTGAAAGGTGGAGGCCGCGGTGGCGGACGCTCCGGAGGATCAAGCGGCGGGAGGACCCCCGGAACTGCCGTATCAGGGGCGACAGGCGGCTCCGCCCACTCTCACAGTCGCGCAGCAGCTACGACATCCTCTCACAGCTCCTTGGCCGTCGCGGTTTTCGCCTCTCTTTTCGTGGTTGCCGTTATTGCCTCCGTATAG
- the LOC109722669 gene encoding 40S ribosomal protein S14-like, translating into MSGRKKTREPKEENVTLGPTVREGEHVFGVAHIYASFNDTFIHVTDLSGRETLVRITGGMKVKADRDESSPYAAMLAAQDVSQRCKELGITALHIKLRATGGNKTKTPGPGAQSALRALARSGMKIGRIEDVTPIPTDSTRRKGGRRGRRL; encoded by the exons ATG TCGGGGAGGAAGAAGACTAGGGAGCCTAAGGAGGAAAACGTGACGCTCGGTCCCACAGTAAGAGAAGGAGAGCATGTGTTTGGTGTCGCCCATATTTATGCTTCGTTTAATGATACCTTCATT CATGTCACGGATTTGTCCGGGAGGGAAACGCTTGTTCGGATTACTG GTGGAATGAAGGTTAAAGCTGACAGGGATGAGTCGTCTCCTTATGCTGCAATGCTTGCTGCCCAAGATGTTTCTCAGCGCTGCAAG GAGCTTGGCATTACAGCTCTTCATATTAAGCTTCGAGCTACTGGTGGGAATAAGACGAAGACACCTGGTCCCGGTGCTCAATCGGCCCTTAGAGCTCTTGCTCGCTCTGGAATGAAAATTGGTCGTATAG aGGACGTGACTCCAATCCCAACAGACAGCACCCGCAGAAAGGGTGGACGAAGAGGAAGGAGGCTGTAA
- the LOC109722665 gene encoding protein ORANGE, chloroplastic-like, with protein sequence MATSPSPFSSSSPPLSALLPHPRLSPRPKTLILFTDRRRRSSGAPHGDSRAGGAGIRCRFRAIGCSSHDEANPAIDNARSFCIIEGPETIQDFVQMQVQEIQDNIRSRRNKIFLLMEEVRRLRIQQRIKNKEFIEDDSEENEMPEMPSTIPFIPHMTSKTLKQLYLTSFSFVSGIIVFGGLLAPILELKLGLGGTSYEDFIRKMHLPLQLSQVDPIVASFSGGAVGVISALMLIEVNNVEQQEKKRCRYCNGTGYLACARCSASGMFVDIELNPITGGRDRPLKSGANQRCPNCSGSGKVMCPTCLCTGMAMASEHDPRIDPFD encoded by the exons ATGGctacttctccttctcctttttcttcctcctcGCCACCTCTCTCCGCCCTTCTCCCCCACCCTCGACTTTCTCCTCGgcccaaaaccctaatcctctTCACCGATCGCCGTCGCCGAAGCTCCGGAGCTCCTCATGGAGACTCTAGAGCGGGAGGAGCCGGGATTCGCTGTCGTTTCCGAGCGATCGGATGTTCGTCGCACGACGAAGCGAATCCCGCCATTGATAACGCGCGGAG CTTTTGCATTATAGAAGGTCCAGAGACAATCCAGGATTTCGTTCAGATGCAGGTGCAGGAAATTCAAGATAACATCAGAAGCCGgcgaaataaaatatttcttctCATGGAAGAG GTTAGAAGACTGCGTATACAGCAGcgcataaagaataaagaatttatTGAGGATGACAGTGAAGAAAATGAGATGCCCGAAATGCCATCGACTATCCCATTTATCCCTCATATG ACATCAAAAACCTTAAAGCAACTCTACCTAACATCGTTTTCTTTTGTATCTGGGATAATTGTCTTTGGTGGCCTCCTTGCTCCGATA CTTGAACTGAAATTAGGATTGGGGGGTACTTCGTATGAAGATTTTATACGTAAAATGCACTTGCCTCTTCAACTAAG CCAGGTTGACCCCATTGTAGCCTCCTTTTCTGGTGGCGCAGTTGGTGTTATATCAGCATTAATGTTGATTGAAGTCAACAACGTTGagcaacaagaaaagaaaagatgcagATATTGCAATGGCACTG GGTATTTAGCCTGTGCTCGATGTTCTGCTAGTGGCATGTTTGTGGATATTGAACTCAATCCGATCACCGGTGGTCGTGATCGGCCTTTGAAATCTGGTGCAAATCAAAGGTGTCCAAATTGCTCGGGATCAGGAAAG GTAATGTGCCCAACATGCCTGTGCACGGGAATGGCTATGGCAAGCGAGCACGATCCCCGTATAGATCCATTTGATTGA